The region tgtctgtctctcacctgtctgtctctcacctgtctgtctctcagtgcGTTCGGAGGAGGCTCTCTACCTGCTCACCTCTCTgtccctcacctgtctgtctctcacctgtctgtctctcagtgcGTTCGGAGGAGGCTCTCTACCTGTTGGCTACCTGCTATCACCGCTCTGGAAAGCCCTATAAAGCGTACCGGCTGCTGAAGGCTCACAGCTGCTCCACCGCGCAGGTCAGATTCCTGCTGGCTAAATGCTGCGTGGAGCTGAGCAAgtgagcaacacacacacacacacacacacacacacacacacacacacacacacacacacacacacacacacacacacacacacacacacacacacactcacactcacactcacactcacactctcaTATACATaca is a window of Pseudochaenichthys georgianus unplaced genomic scaffold, fPseGeo1.2 scaffold_714_arrow_ctg1, whole genome shotgun sequence DNA encoding:
- the LOC117443969 gene encoding cell division cycle protein 27 homolog is translated as MTVLQEPVQAAVWQALNHYAYLDAVFLAERLYAEVRSEEALYLLATCYHRSGKPYKAYRLLKAHSCSTAQVRFLLAKCCVELSK